Proteins from a single region of Dictyostelium discoideum AX4 chromosome 5 chromosome, whole genome shotgun sequence:
- a CDS encoding short-chain dehydrogenase/reductase family protein (Similar to SDR) → MEPILNSNEGKQVWYITGCTSGTGLSLAKKLLSLGHSVAGTTRDINKLKQLSIFNDKSFLGLQVDIVSSKSVRESIEKTIEHFGELTHVINNAGYGIVGSVEEVSEEEDKKLMDALYFGPLNVIRSVLPYFRSRNNGYIFNVSSIAGIKGYPRFGNYSGAKFALVGLTESLAQDVLPFNIKVSCIVLGYIATGFQSANDYCKNLIPEYQSRQIFGSIMKHIEETVTAGDPDKVADVIIENSTKSELPYNLFVGPLSTFEMAESKVNEITQQIQSQRERNSNILIEK, encoded by the exons atggaaccaattttaaattcaaatgaagGTAAACAAGTTTGGTATATTACAG gTTGTACAAGTGGAACTGGTTTATCTTTAGCCAAAAAATTGTTATCATTAGGACATAGTGTTGCTGGTACTACAagagatattaataaattaaaacaattgagtatttttaatgataaatcatttttgGGATTACAAGTTGATATTGTTTCCAGTAAATCAGTTagagaatcaattgaaaaaactaTTGAGCATTTTGGTGAATTAACCCATGTAATCAATAATGCAGGATATGGAATTGTAGGCTCCGTTGAAGAAGTATCAGAAGAAGAAGACAAGAAATTAATGGATGCCCTTTACTTTG gtCCTTTAAATGTTATTCGTTCAGTTTTACCTTATTTCAGATCAAGAAACAATGGTTACATTTTTAATGTAAGTTCAATTGCTGGTATTAAAGGCTATCCAAGATTTGGTAATTATAGTGGTGCTAAATTCGCATTGGTTGGTTTAACTGAATCATTAGCACAAGATGTTTTaccatttaatattaaagtttCATGTATTGTACTTGGTTATATTGCTACCGGTTTCCAAAGTGCAAATGattattgtaaaaatttaattccaGAATATCAAAGTCGTCAAATATTTGGTTCAATAATGAAACATATTGAAGAAACTGTAACTGCTGGTGACCCTGATAAAGTTGCTGATGTTATCATTGAAAACTCTACCAAATCTGAATTACCATATAATCTTTTCGTTGGTCCACTAAGTACTTTTGAAATGGCTGAATCTAAAGTCAATGAAATTactcaacaaattcaatctcaaagagaaagaaattcaaatattttaattgaaaaataa
- a CDS encoding membrane bound O-acyl transferase family protein — MTNNSGNSIKTRPKNIDGDAEDSTRSEKKPVVYVEDPPTPPRWLSYEFIFYYIIIVIGYIVVLKMLLTRSNEYNDGLKENKGIVEGWFLGRKQDLSDTQYKIYRQNFPLLSIGLSIFLFVSASIRKNFPDKPFVRILFYNIISLGFLIFVHGSSTIIVLGIAIINFSISRIFERSKMLPAVTWIFNLIILWTCYIYEGYSFKSLSGLLGDETCVWLDSHKGFLSWETYFKVSMLRFISYNNDYYWAKSKRPVVDLKGKSAYFIAQERHQPMEHYSFSHFLAYIFYIPLYIAGPITTFNAFTAQVYNPQKTYSFGDLVKASIKILLVFLGLEICLHYCYYHSFDKSDVWMTFTGAEVALTGYLVLNFMYVKFLIIWRTFRLFALFDGIDTPENMNRCVNNNYTFTGFWRSWHGAFNKWTIRYLYIPLGGKKTQFVSIWIIFFFIGLWHDLWLSWIAWALLNCVFFSIEIGIMFYFYHPKRLPLRRKWYWRFMVAIAGTFNIFLLMVANLAILHGFENSIIFIHNAFFVPGGPTAFILAYSWLFCGIMVMIELRESEKRSKEIKPF, encoded by the exons ATGacaaataatagtggtaattCCATTAAAACAAGACCTAAAAATATAGATGGTGATGCAGAAGATTCAACACGTTCAGAAAAGAAACCAGTTGTTTATGTTGAAGATCCACCAACCCCACCAAGATGGCTTTCTTATGAAttcatattttattatataataattgttattGGTTATATTGTTGTACTTAAAATGTTATTAACAAGATCAAAtg aaTATAATGATggattaaaagaaaataaaggtATTGTTGAAGGTTGGTTTTTAGGTAGAAAACAAGATTTATCAGATACACAATATAAGATATATAGACAAAATTTCCCATTActttcaattggtttatcaATTTTCTTATTCGTTAGTGCTTCTATTCGTAAAAACTTTCCA gataAACCATTTgttagaattttattttataatattatatcattaggatttttaatatttgtacaTGGATCATCAACAATTATTGTATTAGGTATtgcaattattaattttagtatTAGTAGAATTTTTGAAAGATCAAAGATGTTACCAGCAGTTACATggattttcaatttaattatattatggACATGTTACATTTATGAAGGATATTCATTCAAAAGTTTATCAGGATTATTGGGTGATGAAACTTGTGTTTGGTTAGATAGTCATAAAGGATTCCTAAGTTGGGAGACATATTTCAAAGTTAGTATGTTAAGATTCATTAGTTATAACAATGATTATTATTGGGCAAAATCAAAGAGACCAGTGGTCGACCTTAAGGGAAAGAGCGCCTATTTCATAGCACAAGAACGTCATCAACCAATGGAACATTACTCATTCTCACATTTCCTTGCATACATTTTCTATATACCATTGTATATTGCAGGACCAATCACAACATTCAATGCATTCACAGCACAAGTTTATAACCCACAAAAGACCTACTCTTTCGGTGATTTGGTTAAAGCAAGTATAAAGATACTTTTGGTGTTTTTGGGACTTGAGATCTGCCTacactattgttattatcattCATTCGATAAGAGTGATGTATGGATGACATTCACCGGTGCAGAGGTTGCATTGACCGGTTACTTGGTATTGAATTTCATGTATGTAAAATTCTTAATCATTTGGAGAACCTTTAGATTGTTTGCCTTGTTTGATGGTATCGATACACCAGAGAATATGAACCGTTGTGTCAATAATAACTATACATTCACTGGCTTTTGGAGATCTTGGCATGGCGCTTTCAACAAATGGACCATTCGTTATCTTTACATTCCATTGGGTGGAAAGAAAACTCAATTCGTCTCAATTTGGATcatctttttcttcattGGATTATGGCATGACCTTTGGTTAAGTTGGATTGCTTGGGCCCTCTTAAATTGTGTTTTCTTctcaattgaaattggtatCATGTTTTATTTCTATCATCCAAAACGTTTACCACTCCGTCGTAAATGGTATTGGAGATTCATGGTTGCCATTGCTGGTActttcaatatctttttattaatggTTGCAAATTTGGCTATCCTCCATGGTTTcgaaaattcaattatctTTATTCACAATGCTTTCTTTGTACCTGGTGGTCCAACCGCTTTCATTTTAGCTTATTCTTGGTTATTCTGTGGTATTATGGTAATGATTGAACTACGTGAATCTGAAAAACgttcaaaagaaattaaaccattttaa